DNA sequence from the Gemmatimonadota bacterium genome:
CGCGTCGAGGAGCAGGCCGACTCGGCGTTCGCCGCGGCGGGCGTGATAGTGGACGGCATGCTGGGCACCGGGGCGCGAGGCGCGCCGCGCGGCGGCGTCCCGGCGATCATCGCCGCCTTGAACGGGTCGGGCCGACCCGTTCTTGCCCTGGACCTCCCCTCCGGCGTAGACCCCGATACGGGCGAAATCCCAGGCGAGAGCGAGGGCCGGCCGGCGGCGGCTGCGGCCGTACGTGCGGACGTGACGGTTTGCTTCGGCTGGCCCAAGCGTGGCCTTCTGCGTCCCCCCGGGCGAGCGCGTTGCGGCCGGATCATGGCGGTCGAGATAGGGTTCCCGCCCAGCGGCGATGCGGCTTCGGCGCAGGCGATCACCCCCGCCTGGGCGCTCGAGCGACTCCCCGCGAGGGCGTTCGGGACTCACAAGTACGAGGCCGGCTCGGTGCTTGTAGTGGCCGGGAGGTCGGGCATGGGAGGCGCGGCGGTGCTGGCCGCGAGGTCGGCCATGCGGGCGGGGGCGGGGCTGGTCAGGGTCGCGTCGAGCGAGGCCAATCGGTTGCTGATCCAGGAGGCCGTGCCGGACGCCCTGTTCGTCCCGCGCGAGGACGGTGAGGCGTTCGGCCGAGCGGCGGCCTCCGCCGACGCCGTGGTGGCGGGACCGGGCATGGGGACCTCGGCGGAGGACGGTGAGGCGCTGCGGGCCCTTCTCGAGGCGACGCCCGGGGTGCCCACGGTGCTGGACGCCGACGCCCTGACGCTGCTGGGCGCCGAAGGAGGAGCGGTCGCCGCCGCCGCCGCCGGACGCCCGCTGGTGCTTACGCCTCATCCGGGGGAGTTCGGCCGGATCTGGAGCGGCGGATCGGCGGCCGCCAAGGCGGATCCCGTGCAGGCAGCGCGCGAGTTCGCCGCCGAGATCGGGGGCACGCTGCTGCTGAAGGGCGCCCCCAGCGTCGTCGCCCGGGACGGCGCGCCCGTGCTGGTGGACGCCGGTGGGAGCTCGGACTTTGCCAAGGCGGGCATGGGCGACCACCTCGCGGGGCTGGTGGGAGGACTTCTGGCGCAGGGGGCCGAGCCGCGGGACGCGGCCGGCGTGGCGCTGGGCGTGAGCTCGTTGGCGGCGCTGTGGATAGGGGCCGGGCGCGGCCTGTCCCCCGCGGATCTGGCGGAGGCGATCGCTCCGGTCATGGTCGCGGAGCCGCCTCGCCAGCCCGAACCGGCGTTTCCGTTCGTGCTGTTCGACCAGGCTCCGCCGCGCTAGTGGACTGTAACAGTCCACTAGTGGCCGCCGCACAGGCCCGCTCCCGGGGGCACGTCACGTGCAGCGCGCTGTAACACTCATCATGACCCTATCCCGTGCCCGTATCCCAGCCCTGGCATTCGCGGCGGCCGTCGCTTCGGCCGTCGGCGGCAGCCTGTTCGCGCAGAGCGCTCGCTGGCGGCCGGAGGACCGCGTCCTGGTATCCGACTTCTCCGAGGTGGGAGCCCTGGCCACGGATGATCGGCTGATCTACGTGGGGTCCTCGGCGGGCATCGGCGTGTTCGACGTGAGCTTTGACCGGTGGCTGGACCCCATTACAGCGGAGGACGGCTACCCGGTCGCAGCGGACCCAACGGCGCTCGCCTTCGACATCGTCTCCAACGAGCTGTGGCTCGCCACGGTGGACGGACGTTTGTTCAGCTACTCGCCGTTCTTCGGTCGCTGGCGCGACGAGGGGCTCGCGGCCTCTCCGCCCGTGTTCGACATCGTCTTCTCCGATGAGCCGGGGCGGCCGGTGTTTCTCCGCGAGTCGAGCGGCTGGTCCGTGCTCGAGCGGGGCTCATTCACGGCGCAGTCGCTGCCGCGTGGGGTCTCCCCTCCGTTGCTCGGGTCGGCTGCGGCCGACCCGATGAGCGACCCTCTGATTCGCGCGCGGGGACGGACGCTGACCATAGACGAGGTGGGGCGCTCCTGGCCGGTGACGGACGCGGTGTCTCTGCTGGGCTCGCCCGACGTGTGGATCGGCACCTACGGCGGACACCTGTTCCGGTACTCGGACTTCGCCTCCGAGCCGGCCCACTACGTGTACGGCGTGCCCAGCCGCGGCGTCTCCACCCTGCTCGTCAGCGATGACGCG
Encoded proteins:
- a CDS encoding NAD(P)H-hydrate dehydratase, which encodes MKAAPASPLRVVWGRSHVWLPTAGEAERLDRDARERAGVPERVLMENAGRSAALLLQSMHPEGIVVAAVGPGNNGGDALVLLRTLRAWGREVRWLPTGAREPEAALAHGFELPRVEEQADSAFAAAGVIVDGMLGTGARGAPRGGVPAIIAALNGSGRPVLALDLPSGVDPDTGEIPGESEGRPAAAAAVRADVTVCFGWPKRGLLRPPGRARCGRIMAVEIGFPPSGDAASAQAITPAWALERLPARAFGTHKYEAGSVLVVAGRSGMGGAAVLAARSAMRAGAGLVRVASSEANRLLIQEAVPDALFVPREDGEAFGRAAASADAVVAGPGMGTSAEDGEALRALLEATPGVPTVLDADALTLLGAEGGAVAAAAAGRPLVLTPHPGEFGRIWSGGSAAAKADPVQAAREFAAEIGGTLLLKGAPSVVARDGAPVLVDAGGSSDFAKAGMGDHLAGLVGGLLAQGAEPRDAAGVALGVSSLAALWIGAGRGLSPADLAEAIAPVMVAEPPRQPEPAFPFVLFDQAPPR